The nucleotide sequence ATCACAGTACTATATAACTAACCTGAAAATAGGGAGAGTAAGGGTTCAATGAAGTAAATGACAATTTCGATataattttcatactttttaagcACCGAGTGTCACCATCGCTTGAAAAGCCCAAAATTGTAATTCCATGTTTTCCTGCTTCCTTTATGAGATATTGCCATCGTTTATAAACATCTTCTGAGGTAAATCTATTATCACTGCCAAATATTGATATACAAAATGCGGGTGATCCATCTACTAATGGCTGAGCCATAAAAATATATGCATTTATTGCTAATGTTTTATTCTTAAAAGCATTTTCAATGTCGCTAACTGAATCAACTGGGAATTTGTTAATGCGAGGAAATCTCGTCTGTTCCTGTAAAGGTGCTACAAAGCCAACCATTTGATTTGAAGCTGAATCATATTGGACTTTTTTGATGAGTGCAGTTTGATCTTCGGATATAAAAATTATGGGTGGATAATTTCTCTTTTGTAAATAAAGTTTTAAGTCTTCAATTCTCACTTCACCCtctaatatattattcatttcttCTAGTTGTCTGTGAATAGTTGTGACAGAATgcagtatattttttaaatttgagtGCAATATTTCATAACTCATCCTTCCTGCGCTAATGAATATATAAAGCCAGAATCGTTTCATTCCATCATCAAATTTATTTGTGTGTCCTGATTTATTTTTAGAGTTTCTTATTGCTGAGTCTAATAGATATTTTAGTAGGCCTTTGGTGccataattaaatttattaatgcCTTGATTTTCGGTAAGGATACTTAGGGTGTTTGTAACTTCTGGGTTATTGTCTATGGCATGATTTATGGTATTTAGAAAAGTTGTTATTTGTGTTTGATGATATGGTAACTCATTTAATATGCGCAAGCTTCTTTCTCTTCTGGAATTGCTATCATCAAATAAAGATTTAGCTTTGGGAGACTTTACTTTTTCAGAACCATTATTGCTTTGATTGATTTCCGCTACATTGtcaagaaagaaaaaatcttccGATGGAGATGAATTGTCTGGATTATACTCTAATTCAGATACTGGGATATCATTTACAACTTGGCTGGCTCCTTGATGTTCCTCAGTAGAAAAATCATTAACAACAATTGTTCTTAGTTGACTCGACGATTGATTATCTGTTGGAGAGTCTGTGTCGAGGTCTGTGTTATAGTGTAAAAAAACCCCATTAGGATTATTTTGCTGTGCCTCATCATGAATTTCGTAATTTTGGTCAATGAACGAATCATTTTGACTCAATTCAGTAGTCAATTCCAAGTGCAATCCAGATGATGTCGAAGCTCCATAATTTAAATCTGTATTGGGATCGGTTAGGTCAAAGAGATTTCCTCTTGGATCTTCAAAATCTTGGTTTAAGTCACATTTTTTATTAGCATCTTTTTTTATAAAGTTAAGTATAGTGGTCTGAATTTCGGGTTTCTGCGGTTTAATCGGTAATTTTTTAGTTAAGTTGGTTCCATCatctttaaaatgtattttataatGTCTCAGGAAGTTTGAAATCACCCATTTTCTTCCGGTTTTGGAGTTCTTCACTGAATAGGCTGAAGAAATAAATGTACATAAAGGGCAAGatatttttgcagtaaattcacCATCCATTTTGACTTTAAGGTTTTTGGAATTATTTAAAACATCTTGTAATCGTTCTTCACTAATTTTGCCTTTGTCGAATTCATTTCGTGAAAATTTATCGATATAGCTTCGACTAATATTTAAAACATGCTGCATCGCATAATTAACTTGCTCTTCATCTTGAGAAACACAACCATCATTTGGAGTACAAAAACCATCGCCTTCATTACCACTCTCAGATCGAGATGTACTTTTATTTGTCACTGTTCTTCTCTTTTTGGGGAAAGTTTTTTCAGCTGGACAGCCTTCAGACCTTTCACAAAGAAGTGGACGTTTTAgcagtttattttttttctgattctTCCTTTACAAAGCGCAAAAGCTTTTTATGGCCTTCCGGAATTTTAAATAGAGAGCATTCTTCGCTGACAATTCCAAACATTGCTTTTTTTTCTTCTCCTTTCAATACCTTTGAAAGGACGTCCCTTGCATAACACTCCATTCTCTCAATGTCTTCATCAATATTAAACTGTGAAAGGGAATATAAATTATCAAATCCGTTGTATATAAGAAGTGATTTGAGATAAGCGGGAACTTCAGCTTCAAAACTTTTTAACAAACCATTAATATATTCCATCGTAAGTAACCTGAAAATAATAACAAATCTAACTCTTAAATAAAGCAATGCCTTTTTACGAGTATATCTCGGAGTATATATAGTACCTATTCTTATTAGATACATTATAACAGTGCTGTCAGATTCGAGCACAGTTTGATTGCAACGACGTACTTAAGCCATACTCTCTAACTTTTACACTGttcataataattttattttattttaattattatgtaatGTTAGTTCAGCTAGTCCTAACAAGAAAGGTATAAATTAGTTatcattaaaaatgtaaaatttataGGGCCTGGTTGGAAATCAAAGAAGCCAGAATGTTTGCTGGGtttgttaataataaatacaaattaataaatttaaatacagTGAATGCAATATTGACCCTTTAAATTTACATAGATGCAAATCAAACAAATCTAAACAATTCAACTAGATTATTAGCTAAATATGCTGATAATGTCGGTACAatcacatattttttaaattccatacTCAAGAATTAGTATTACTTACCAGTTTTGTAATtttttagcactaaaaacactcAAAAACCCACAAAATCTAAACAAAAACAAGGCAGCTAAAACATGTGTGAACACAAGTGATATTAAAAAGTGAGGTTATTTCTATGGATTTCCACATTGATTTCCATGGATTTCCAAGTGATTCCCATGGATTTCTATGTGATTCCCATGGATTTCTATGTGATTCCCATGGATTTCTATGTGATTCCCATGATTTCCATGTGATTCCTATGGATTCCCAAGTGATTCCCATGTATTGCCAGGTGATTACCCAAAAAATGTACAATGATTTCTAATAGTGGTTTACCCCTcgattttagtattgtaatgaaatattTTATGGTATAAAACATTTTGCATACAAGAGTTAATAAATTTCTCAAAACTGTTCCAGTCTCATAGTAATCTTGTAATCTAAAATTATAGATCTGATATCTGATAAGTCACGTCATCACTGATGCaattaagctctttaaaaattcAAACCAACTTAGCAGCTTTGACATTCCTAGCCGATTAAGTAGTTTGGAATGGTAAAGCGTATGATGAGGAGAAGAGTCGTTCTATGTTGGCTGACGATGTATTAGCTGTGTGAAGCTGTTGAGCAAGTTCCAATCCTGTAGTATGTATATTTTTCATAGAACGCCACCATGTCTATTAGCCTGGGCCGAAAtgggcaaaaaaaaattttttttgtaaaagtggAACTCCGTATAGTAAAAAatttgtcttttgtaataaaaataagACAGAAAAAAACTCAGGCTGGTATTCGAATTTTTAGCCGCGCCCCTGGGGCCCCCAAgggcccaattttttttttcgtttactGATTATTTTCGTAGTGAAAAAATCCTTTCAAATATTGTCAAAAGTAagctgttaaaaaataaaatgaatatcTGAATTTTAAACTGTGCCCCGCACAGTTTAAGTGTAGTGAAAACATCAAAGAGAGACTAGTTTGTGTAGCATTTCGCTTGATTTGATCATTTAAATGTACtgtttgtaattaatttttatttgcatTGCAAAAAAATACTTCTCCTCCCTCCCACCCACCTGTcttatttttctattttaaatcttctgttttaaaatactgatttttgttttcaaattcTGGTAACTTTTTTCTAGCATTTAGTTTCGCTCTAATATAGCCGTCTCTTGTCGTTTCTCCACATACTTTTTCCGAAGCCTCTGTTACGATTTTCACACACCGTTCTACGGCTTGTGTGTGACATGGGAATCTGTCAATAAAGTCGGGTGCCCTTTTATCCTTGATTAGCTTAAGAAGGAAATCGTCAGTAAGCTTCGTTGTTAAAGGAGGCTCTGATAAAAAACACTTTTGCcaatcaattaaaaaaatataatcatCAGCGTCAAACTGTATGTCTGGAATTTTAAAATATCGTACAACttctgttgatttttgttttCTAGCTTTAATAATTCGACGCACTGCTAGTTCTCTAACATGATCACGAGAATCAAAAAGCATTGCTAAGAGTAAATTTTCAGGGTGCAGAAAATATGAGTTGGTTGAAATTACCCTCTGAAatatattttgcacattacctAGAAGTTCTCTTGATGCTTTAATCGCATTCCATAAATGTATTGCACCGTATTCTATTACGGGTTTAGATTTAACTTGGAACCACATTGGCGCATATACTTTTATAATGAACTTTACAAGCACTCTTAAATTTTCGGAGGGGTCATTTGTAGACACATATAACCGTAACAACCTATTAGCTGTTGTAAGCCAGCGAACATGACTCATTTTTCCAGGTGTTTTATTCGCTAAGCTTTCTTGGCAATATCCCGCGTTAATTGCCAGACAAATGTTATAAAGGTATTGTTGATCATTACTTAAATCTTGTTGTATCACAACTGGGAGCACACAAGAAATTGATTCAAATTTAACCACGGACCTTGTTTCACATTCTTTAAGAAGTGCGCCTATCGGACCTGAAAATGTGTAAGGTCCTTTTGTGATGCCATCTAACTCTTGCAACAAATGTCTTAGAGGGAGCTCATTGGCGTGTAGCAAACAAATACTCCACTGCAATGGTTTGCCAATGTGACTTTCAATTTTGCGAATGACTCCGTTTTTCCATCCTGTATTTACATTGGTTCCGTCAGAGCCGATTACTACTACTTCATTAAGATCTGTGTTCTGTTTTTCTAAGGATGAAATTAGTCCATTAAAAATATGTTCTGCAGTTCCGGAAGTCTGTAAAGTTACGTGTCCAAAGTAAATACTTCCTGGCTCTTGTATTATTGAAATATGTTCTTCAAGTTTCGTAGTTCGTCTTCCGTCAACTTGATGCAGTGTCTTATCTTTGCGCCCATCAAAGTATAACCCTTTTATTGTGATAGCGAGAGGTATCTGCTGAAgagcttttcgatttttttctatttctctaCGGACCTTGTTTTTATCTATGACGTTAGATAACTTATCCGGAGCAATTATTTTCATATCTTCTAGTACTGCAGATGCAATTTTAGCTACAGTTCTATTAGATGCACCAGTTAGGTCCGCTATTTGTGCAGTACAAGGCAATGGCGTTCTCATTTGCTGCTTTGTTTTTAGTATTTTAAGCCTCTTAGGTTTATCAACATAAGGACATTTAAATTCTTCTTCGCTATCTTCAACAAGAGAAGATTCTGAAGAAGTTTCATTCAAATCAGAATCCGTAATAATGTCAGTTACCTTTTGTGTGCCGCTAGTACCAGGTAAGGATTCCTTATGATTTCTTAATAAgaaatcagtttcatttttagtGTATCTCTTtgcctctttttcttttcttaacaTTTGTTTGTTAAGTTGTGCAGTTTTAACTTTATCAATACCTCCTATTATCATTCTTCTGTCATTTCGTTGATCGGTAATAAATTCCCACTCTACTTCTGGTATTTTACGTGATTTATCGCACTTGCAATTCTTTAAGTTCACACATTTACAAGCAcaaatgtcaaaaattttaagGGAGTCTAATTTAAACTTGTTTAACTTTTCATCGAGAAATGGGGTTTTTCTACTTTTAAAAGGTTTAAGAATAGTCCGATATTTTTTATTGTAAGCTACAATCATCTCGCAAATACGCGTATGTCCTAGAACTGGAAGTGATGCACGAATCCATATGTCTTTCACTTTTTTTGCCACGGTATTAGCGATTTCACTTGCAGAAGGTTGTTTGCTACCTTCCCCTTTAAGTTCACGACGAACACTTTCATAACACTGTATCATGTCCTGGTAAGTCGGAAGTTGAACGGAACTGTCCACACAAATATCCTTAGCATTTCCGAATAGAGGACAACTGTCACTCGCCCGGCTTTTTATAAAAGACAttttaaaatatagttttattCTTATTTCACCAAAGCTCTCACAACGACGACTAATTCGAAACTGATAAGGAACTCGGCTGATCGGCTCTCGTGCATTTATGTGGATGTTGTGTAAGAGGGACACTAGGAGGGAAAGGAGGGACTGACAAGTCTAAGCCGGCGTGGCGCGGCGTCTTCTAACACCGAAAATACCGAGATATGCGTTGCGCTATTTATAGATGATTGAACTTGAAAAGTGCGTCAGCAGTTACGCTAACAGCATAAAGAGGACTCTTTTGAAGGGGCGCGGGGCGCGGTTAAATATTCGaatattaatgttattttttGATGATACTACAAATATtacttacaacaatttttttactacggaggtgaaaaaaaaagaacaaaaaaagatgACCCCCTTGGGGGCCCAGGGGCGCGGCTAAATATTGGAGTAAGGCCCCAATTTTTTTTAGGATGTTTTTTTGCACCAAAGACATATTTTTAGCACTACGGTAAGTTGAATTTTAGAAAACAGTTTTTTCGGCCCAGGCTAATGTCTATGGTATTACATTCTCAGTTAAATGTTTGTAAAACATATATGGTTTAAAGGGGGAATATGGtaaattgcaaacaggtgttatcatggtctatcGAAGTACTTGTCTAACAAATATCTGTCTCAAAAAACtggtataaggctgtatagaacattgatagttcccgttctcacatatggatcagaggcatggacgctaactaaaacagatgaatccgctctatcgatttttgaaagaaaagtgtTACATAAGATATTCGGAGCAGTCTGTGAGAACGGATAGcgtatggaggcgtagatataactttcaACTGCAGAATAGCTACAAGTGTacatttggtggaaaagatattatcaaaCATGATGGAGGGGATTCTGGCAGCTCAACctgtgggaatgagaagacggggtgacacaagatgccgagaagatcggagtaaGCAACTGGAAAATGTAAGCAAGGGACAGAACGGCGAAGAAAGCTTGAAAAGGTTAAGGCCCtctagggctgtagcaccaataTGATGATGGTTTAAAGGATACACACTTTGCTGGTAATCAATAATAATTGACAATGCTTCTGGATGATAATTTATTGTCTGAAAATATCTGTTTCTTTATTGAAATGGTCAAAGCCATTTCCATTCACTCCTTGAAGCTCCTTCGTATCACATACAAAAATTCGCCATTTGCATgttaaaaaaaacactaaacaccACAAAATAACTTACAGTAGGTGTTATTGCAATAGTCAACTTGCAATGCGaatttataaatagtaaatagtctGGGTTCCCCCAGTCATTAGCTCCTAATTGCAATTGGTTTTCTTATCTATTATGTTAAAGAAAAgttaaaatgaaaattattaatattatgtttaagaaaatatgaattaaacaatgtaaaacataaaatttaaaataaaaaaaaagcatgtttaaaacaaaaaaaatgtttaaaataaaaaacatgtgttttaaacatgttttatttgtttaaaacataaaatttaaaaacaaaataaaacatctttaaaacaaaaaaaacacgtgttttgtagaaaattaaaaaaacatgtttttttgcaacccTGGGACcctctcttcttcttctacggcactacagcccaaattgagccttggcctcctttattttttgcctccacccttgcttgtctgtggctgctttTCTCCATACAcagactcctaaaagggcttgtgtgtcgcttttactgtgtcttcccagcatttcttggctttccaaccagtCTCTTTctctgcattctagcattcagtgctcgttttggtagcctatcctctcccattcttatcacatatcCAGCCCATTGCAATCATtatattctaatgaagtctgacaggacTTCTCTCAGCCACTGATAAAAATCAACTGAGAAAATTTGAGTGCAAAATACTTGTACCAACCCATTGCAGCGATGGTCCATCGAGAATTAAAATAAACTACGAGCTGAATGAACTAAATTAGAGCACAGATATTGTTAGATGTGTTAAGTCACAAAGGCTAAACTGGCTTGGTCACTTAGAAAGAATGCCAGACAATCAAACTGTAAAAGTAATCCAGAAAAGGAAGCCCCAAGAAAATAGAACCATTGGAAGGCCCCGTAAAAGATAGATAGTCGACCTAGAGGTAGATCTTAAAGccatgaacatcaggcagtggcAAAGTAAAGTATCAGACAGTGCAGAATGGcagaacattgttaagcaggccaagaccCACAAAGTGTTGTAGCGCCATTAAAAGAAAAAGATAAGTTACtgcttttattgtattttttactgttttattttCGTTTGTATTTCATAACGGCACCTACTGATTCAGTAATACCTATCTCACGGTTTTTTCGCATACAATTTATATCGTATAAATATACCAAGTTTTATAAATCCTTAAAAATACTGTTAGTATACATTTACATACCTTTTAAAACTTTACTGAAGACAAATACGTTGGGTTAGGTTCATTTAAAATGACCCCCTAATAGATATATCAAATTTTCACAAATCACATACACAAATCCACTAATTCTAAAGGGCATATCACAAACTTCACTTTAATTGGGTGGACGAAGGTTTACGTTATATACGATTATCTGCAAATTGGAAATATAATTTTCATACAATGATAAAAACGATCCACCATGTCCACAATGCACTTGTTGAAATTTGACAGTGACAGCAACGAGagggaaatttaaaaatagtcAAATAAAGATTTTTCTATTACGGGTTTTTCTCCAATTATTTGTGTTTAGCTGTTAGCTGTGACTTTATTTATAAAATCACTGTTATCATATATATCTATTAAGACTGATAAGAACGAGAAATActcaataaataattataatttaaatatttttattaatgcaCTAATGACTGCATGACTGTCAGTAGTCAGTATGATTACAGTATTGCCAATATGCCAATGGGCAATTCCTAAGTTTTCCCCAACGAATTTATCTTTCTGATAAAGTTTTTTTGTTATATTCGAAATGTTTCTCAAATACGGCAATAAAATTAAACCGTTTCATGTTCATTGTCGATACACTTATTTTCTTTGTACCTAGTAATTGTAAAATTGTAACacatatattatatttatgtaCTTTCAATTTAGGAAATACTACGCAAGATTACAAGGATAAATCTGACAAAGCGGCAATGATACTGACATGATACTGACACAGCTGTCATTTTTATCAGTACTTTACATCAACATGATTTTTTAcagtacatatttt is from Diabrotica virgifera virgifera chromosome 9, PGI_DIABVI_V3a and encodes:
- the LOC126891545 gene encoding uncharacterized protein LOC126891545, whose amino-acid sequence is MSFIKSRASDSCPLFGNAKDICVDSSVQLPTYQDMIQCYESVRRELKGEGSKQPSASEIANTVAKKVKDIWIRASLPVLGHTRICEMIVAYNKKYRTILKPFKSRKTPFLDEKLNKFKLDSLKIFDICACKCVNLKNCKCDKSRKIPEVEWEFITDQRNDRRMIIGGIDKVKTAQLNKQMLRKEKEAKRYTKNETDFLLRNHKESLPGTSGTQKVTDIITDSDLNETSSESSLVEDSEEEFKCPYVDKPKRLKILKTKQQMRTPLPCTAQIADLTGASNRTVAKIASAVLEDMKIIAPDKLSNVIDKNKVRREIEKNRKALQQIPLAITIKGLYFDGRKDKTLHQVDGRRTTKLEEHISIIQEPGSIYFGHVTLQTSGTAEHIFNGLISSLEKQNTDLNEVVVIGSDGTNVNTGWKNGVIRKIESHIGKPLQWSICLLHANELPLRHLLQELDGITKGPYTFSGPIGALLKECETRSVVKFESISCVLPVVIQQDLSNDQQYLYNICLAINAGYCQESLANKTPGKMSHVRWLTTANRLLRLYVSTNDPSENLRVLVKFIIKVYAPMWFQVKSKPVIEYGAIHLWNAIKASRELLGNVQNIFQRVISTNSYFLHPENLLLAMLFDSRDHVRELAVRRIIKARKQKSTEVVRYFKIPDIQFDADDYIFLIDWQKCFLSEPPLTTKLTDDFLLKLIKDKRAPDFIDRFPCHTQAVERCVKIVTEASEKVCGETTRDGYIRAKLNARKKLPEFENKNQLLTMEYINGLLKSFEAEVPAYLKSLLIYNGFDNLYSLSQFNIDEDIERMECYARDVLSKVLKGEEKKAMKNQKKNKLLKRPLLCERSEGCPAEKTFPKKRRTVTNKSTSRSESGNEGDGFCTPNDGCVSQDEEQVNYAMQHVLNISRSYIDKFSRNEFDKGKISEERLQDVLNNSKNLKVKMDGEFTAKISCPLCTFISSAYSVKNSKTGRKWVISNFLRHYKIHFKDDGTNLTKKLPIKPQKPEIQTTILNFIKKDANKKCDLNQDFEDPRGNLFDLTDPNTDLNYGASTSSGLHLELTTELSQNDSFIDQNYEIHDEAQQNNPNGVFLHYNTDLDTDSPTDNQSSSQLRTIVVNDFSTEEHQGASQVVNDIPVSELEYNPDNSSPSEDFFFLDNVAEINQSNNGSEKVKSPKAKSLFDDSNSRRERSLRILNELPYHQTQITTFLNTINHAIDNNPEVTNTLSILTENQGINKFNYGTKGLLKYLLDSAIRNSKNKSGHTNKFDDGMKRFWLYIFISAGRMSYEILHSNLKNILHSVTTIHRQLEEMNNILEGEVRIEDLKLYLQKRNYPPIIFISEDQTALIKKVQYDSASNQMVGFVAPLQEQTRFPRINKFPVDSVSDIENAFKNKTLAINAYIFMAQPLVDGSPAFCISIFGSDNRFTSEDVYKRWQYLIKEAGKHGITILGFSSDGDTRCLKSMKIISKLSFTSLNPYSPYFQANYNLENPAVFQDTIHISMKLKTRLLNENISMNMGGKRVSIDNIRYIIENYPRDKHLLCKSFLESSDKMNFNAIDKLSSEHVTNMLKEVPNAEATRQYLILTRNILDAFLLKEISVERRVYLIWYSTFFMRIWKAWLKKNGENIQKNFITTNAYTCIEINAHGIILVIEKLRQNGISEAFLPWLYSSQPCEKVFRETRSMSSTFSTMINYTLLDVLRRLKRIQAMHEISTDLGPNFRFPRQENKRLGNNSSVFKVTEFPSTDEMINIIKKAQEDALSDAKKIGMEMNRDCCIEINLPTCDNPEEQEEVQGSIIITDTISKEHEPDLEPDFSNEDREFLEYTSTFNNYDSLHLRDYTGQKKAQKSCLSVTLKDKKTRIIKKSTLIWFFQEKQGRLSTDRLLRVKGMTVKNTHKGLSKKKQFRKKPGQGLQPAGNIKKRKMFRQPHERAHKDSTSESRSESDEISLESETLSEDFSDLEDCHNESTKMPVIQLESYYAVFYDTQWYLGRVINSYSSEKFKVKFLQQDLDTFKWPKKDDIQDVHKEFIFYGPVSLSGTEPFSLKRNDLIAIKQKYKTIKSIKSLKN